A region from the Stutzerimonas stutzeri genome encodes:
- the purL gene encoding phosphoribosylformylglycinamidine synthase, with amino-acid sequence MLILRGAPALSAFRHGKLLAQLTEKVPAVSGLYAEFAHFAEVSGTLGADEERVLSRLLKYGPSVPVQEPAGRLFLVIPRFGTISPWSSKASDIARNCGLDKIQRLERGIAYYVAGELSDDQARQIAAALHDRMTQLVLERFEDAANLFSHAQPKPLTAVDVLGGGRAALERANVELGLALAEDEIDYLVASFTDLGRNPHDIELMMFAQANSEHCRHKIFNASWDIDGESQDKSLFGMIKNTYQLHGEGVLSAYKDNAAVIIGNVAGRFYPNPDTGEYAANREPVHILMKVETHNHPTAIAPFPGAATGSGGEIRDEGATGRGAKPKAGLTGFTVSNLNIPGFEQPWEVPYGKPERIVTPLDIMIEGPLGGAAFNNEFGRPALSGYFRTFEQSISTPHGDEVRGYHKPIMLAGGMGNIREDHVQKADISVGGKLIVLGGPAMLIGLGGGAASSMATGSSSADLDFASVQRDNPEMERRCQEVIDRCWQLGDKNPIKFIHDVGAGGLSNAFPELVNDGGRGGRFELRKVPNDEPGMAPLEIWCNESQERYVLSVDAADLERFEAICRRERCPFAVVGEATAEPHLTVSDSHFGNNPVDMPLNVLLGKAPRMHRSAVREAELGDDFAAEQVDLSEAIDRVLHHPAVASKSFLITIGDRSITGMVARDQMVGPWQVPVADCAVTATSYDVYTGEAMAMGERTPLALLDAPASGRMAIGETLTNLAAARIEKISDIKLSANWMAAAGHPGEDARLYDTVKAVGMELCPALGITIPVGKDSMSMKTRWSEEGAEKSVTSPLSLVVSGFAPVVDIRQTLTPQLRLDKGETDLVLIDLGRGQNRMGASILAQVYGQMARQAPDVDDAEDLQAFFAVIQGLNADGLLLAYHDRSDGGLLTTALEMAFAGHCGLNLNLDGLVEDAAQIPAALFNEELGALLQVRQGDTEVVLAQFSAAGLADCVSVIGQPVNNGHVAIRFQGADVFAGDRRLLQRQWSETSYRIQRLRDNADCADQEFDALLEEDNPGLSVTLGFDVNENIAAPFIKRGVRPEVAILREQGVNGQTEMAAAFDRAGFAAVDVHMSDILAGRISLERFKGMVACGGFSYGDVLGAGEGWAKSILFNSRAREDFSAFFERKDSFALGVCNGCQMLSNLHELVPGSESWPHFVRNRSEQFEARVAMVQIQDSPSIFLQGMAGSRLPIAIAHGEGHAEFESEEALLEADLSGTVALRYVDNHGKVTERYPANPGGSPRGITGLTTRDGRVTIMMPHPERVFRAVTNSWRPDDWQEDGGWMRMFRNARVWVD; translated from the coding sequence ATGTTGATCCTGCGCGGCGCTCCCGCTCTTTCCGCCTTCCGTCACGGCAAGCTCCTGGCGCAACTGACCGAGAAGGTCCCCGCCGTGAGCGGGTTGTATGCCGAGTTTGCTCATTTCGCCGAGGTATCCGGCACGCTTGGCGCGGATGAAGAGCGTGTGCTCTCCCGGCTGCTGAAGTACGGGCCGAGCGTACCGGTGCAGGAGCCTGCCGGTCGGCTGTTTCTGGTGATCCCTCGTTTCGGCACGATTTCTCCATGGTCGAGCAAGGCCAGCGACATCGCCCGCAACTGCGGTCTCGACAAGATCCAACGCCTCGAGCGCGGCATCGCCTATTACGTGGCCGGAGAGCTGTCCGATGACCAGGCTCGGCAAATCGCCGCAGCGCTGCACGACCGCATGACTCAGCTGGTGCTCGAGCGTTTCGAAGACGCCGCGAACCTGTTCAGCCACGCCCAGCCCAAGCCTCTGACGGCGGTCGACGTCCTTGGCGGAGGTCGCGCGGCACTGGAGCGGGCCAACGTGGAGTTGGGGCTGGCGCTCGCCGAAGATGAAATCGATTATCTGGTGGCCAGCTTTACCGATCTGGGGCGCAATCCTCACGACATCGAACTGATGATGTTCGCCCAGGCCAACTCCGAGCACTGCCGTCACAAGATCTTCAATGCCAGCTGGGACATCGACGGCGAGAGCCAGGACAAGTCCCTGTTCGGCATGATCAAGAACACCTATCAGCTGCACGGCGAAGGCGTGCTGTCCGCCTACAAGGACAACGCCGCGGTCATCATCGGTAACGTGGCCGGGCGCTTCTACCCGAATCCGGACACCGGTGAATACGCGGCCAACCGCGAGCCGGTGCACATCCTGATGAAGGTCGAAACCCACAACCACCCGACGGCCATCGCGCCATTCCCGGGTGCGGCCACCGGCTCGGGCGGCGAAATCCGCGACGAAGGCGCCACGGGCCGAGGTGCCAAGCCCAAGGCCGGGCTGACCGGTTTCACCGTGTCGAACCTGAACATCCCTGGCTTCGAACAGCCCTGGGAAGTGCCGTACGGCAAGCCCGAGCGCATCGTCACGCCGCTCGACATCATGATCGAAGGCCCGCTCGGCGGCGCGGCGTTCAACAACGAGTTCGGCCGGCCCGCGCTGAGTGGTTACTTCCGTACCTTCGAGCAATCGATCAGCACCCCGCATGGCGACGAAGTGCGCGGCTATCACAAGCCGATCATGCTGGCCGGCGGCATGGGCAACATCCGTGAAGATCACGTGCAGAAGGCCGATATTTCAGTCGGCGGCAAGTTGATCGTGCTCGGCGGCCCGGCGATGCTCATTGGCCTGGGCGGCGGCGCAGCCTCGTCGATGGCGACCGGCAGCAGCTCGGCCGACCTGGACTTCGCCTCGGTACAACGTGACAACCCGGAAATGGAGCGCCGCTGCCAGGAAGTCATCGACCGCTGCTGGCAGCTGGGTGACAAGAACCCGATCAAGTTCATTCATGACGTCGGCGCAGGCGGCCTGTCCAACGCCTTCCCGGAACTGGTCAACGATGGCGGACGCGGCGGGCGCTTCGAGCTGCGCAAGGTTCCGAACGACGAGCCGGGCATGGCACCGCTGGAAATCTGGTGCAACGAATCCCAGGAGCGCTACGTGCTATCGGTCGATGCGGCTGATCTCGAGCGTTTCGAGGCGATCTGCCGGCGCGAGCGTTGCCCCTTCGCAGTGGTCGGTGAGGCGACGGCCGAACCGCATCTGACGGTCTCCGACAGCCACTTCGGCAACAATCCGGTCGACATGCCGCTCAATGTGCTGCTCGGCAAGGCGCCACGCATGCACCGCAGCGCTGTGCGCGAGGCCGAGCTGGGCGACGATTTCGCCGCCGAACAGGTCGACCTGAGCGAAGCGATCGATCGTGTATTGCACCACCCGGCCGTGGCCAGCAAGAGCTTCCTGATCACCATCGGCGACCGCAGCATCACCGGCATGGTGGCGCGCGATCAGATGGTCGGGCCCTGGCAGGTGCCGGTGGCCGACTGTGCCGTGACCGCCACCAGCTACGACGTCTACACCGGCGAAGCCATGGCGATGGGCGAGCGGACCCCGCTGGCGCTGCTCGATGCGCCCGCTTCGGGGCGTATGGCGATTGGCGAAACCCTGACCAACCTGGCTGCCGCACGCATCGAGAAGATTTCTGACATCAAACTCTCCGCCAACTGGATGGCCGCGGCCGGGCATCCGGGCGAGGACGCGCGGCTGTACGACACCGTCAAGGCGGTCGGCATGGAACTATGCCCGGCGCTGGGCATTACCATCCCGGTGGGCAAGGATTCGATGTCGATGAAGACCCGCTGGAGCGAGGAGGGCGCCGAGAAGAGCGTGACCTCGCCACTGTCGCTGGTCGTTTCCGGTTTTGCGCCGGTCGTCGATATTCGCCAGACCCTGACGCCGCAGTTGCGACTGGACAAGGGCGAAACCGATCTGGTCTTGATCGATCTGGGCCGTGGGCAGAACCGTATGGGCGCTTCGATCCTGGCGCAGGTGTACGGGCAGATGGCGCGCCAGGCGCCGGACGTCGATGATGCCGAGGATCTACAGGCATTCTTCGCGGTGATCCAGGGCCTCAACGCGGACGGCCTGCTCCTGGCCTATCACGATCGCTCCGATGGCGGGTTGCTGACGACAGCACTGGAGATGGCGTTCGCCGGGCATTGCGGCCTCAACCTTAACCTCGATGGTCTGGTGGAGGACGCGGCGCAGATTCCCGCGGCGCTGTTCAACGAGGAGCTGGGTGCGTTGCTCCAGGTGCGCCAGGGCGATACCGAAGTTGTGCTCGCCCAATTCAGCGCCGCGGGTCTGGCCGACTGCGTGTCGGTCATCGGCCAGCCGGTCAACAACGGGCACGTGGCTATCCGGTTCCAGGGCGCCGATGTGTTCGCAGGCGATCGTCGTCTGCTGCAACGCCAGTGGTCCGAGACCAGCTACCGGATTCAGCGCCTGCGCGACAATGCCGACTGCGCCGACCAGGAGTTCGACGCGCTGCTCGAGGAAGACAACCCTGGCCTGAGCGTCACGCTGGGCTTCGACGTCAACGAGAATATTGCCGCGCCCTTTATCAAGCGTGGCGTCAGGCCTGAGGTGGCGATCCTGCGCGAACAGGGCGTCAATGGCCAGACCGAAATGGCCGCTGCGTTCGATCGTGCCGGGTTCGCTGCGGTCGACGTTCACATGAGCGATATCCTCGCGGGGCGTATCAGTCTCGAGCGTTTCAAGGGTATGGTCGCCTGCGGCGGCTTCTCCTACGGCGACGTGCTGGGTGCCGGTGAAGGTTGGGCCAAGTCGATCCTGTTCAACAGCCGTGCCCGTGAGGACTTCAGTGCCTTCTTCGAGCGCAAGGACAGCTTTGCCCTGGGCGTCTGCAACGGTTGCCAGATGCTTTCCAATCTGCACGAGTTGGTGCCCGGCAGCGAGTCGTGGCCGCACTTCGTGCGCAACCGCTCCGAGCAGTTCGAGGCGCGGGTGGCCATGGTGCAAATCCAGGATTCGCCCTCGATCTTCCTGCAGGGCATGGCCGGTTCGCGTCTGCCGATCGCCATCGCCCATGGCGAAGGCCATGCCGAGTTCGAGAGCGAAGAAGCACTGCTCGAGGCCGATCTCTCCGGCACGGTCGCGCTGCGTTACGTCGACAATCACGGCAAGGTCACCGAGCGTTATCCGGCCAACCCGGGCGGTTCGCCGCGGGGTATTACCGGGCTGACCACGCGTGACGGTCGCGTGACCATCATGATGCCGCACCCTGAGCGGGTGTTCCGCGCCGTGACCAACTCCTGGCGTCCGGACGATTGGCAGGAAGATGGTGGCTGGATGCGCATGTTCCGCAACGCGCGGGTCTGGGTGGACTGA